One Corynebacterium uterequi DNA segment encodes these proteins:
- the nusG gene encoding transcription termination/antitermination protein NusG — MSEESTNFDEQVDAAHTEGAIEVEEQPVQEADLDIVAAAEDSANESDAAPAGADAAEETDGDADYRRRLREFTRELKKQSGQWYIIQTYSSYENKVKTNLEMRAQTLEVEEYIHEVVVPVEQIVEMKDGKKKIVKRKLLPGYVLVRMDMNDRAWSVVRDTPGVTSFVGNEGNATVVRPRDVAKFLMPKQAATADGSAATNADGEMVIAMPEEQSAPKFSHGYQVGDAVTILSGAFASVAATISEIDPATGKIQALVSIFGRDTPVELTPDQIKKID, encoded by the coding sequence ATGAGCGAGGAAAGCACGAACTTCGACGAGCAGGTCGACGCCGCCCACACCGAGGGCGCCATCGAGGTTGAGGAGCAGCCGGTACAGGAAGCCGACCTTGACATCGTGGCGGCCGCCGAAGACTCCGCCAACGAGTCCGACGCCGCGCCGGCGGGTGCCGACGCCGCCGAGGAGACCGACGGCGACGCCGACTACCGTCGCCGCCTGCGCGAGTTCACCCGCGAGCTGAAGAAGCAGTCCGGCCAGTGGTACATCATCCAGACCTATTCCTCCTATGAGAACAAGGTGAAGACCAACCTGGAGATGCGCGCCCAGACCCTTGAGGTGGAGGAGTACATCCACGAGGTCGTCGTCCCGGTCGAGCAGATCGTGGAGATGAAGGACGGCAAGAAGAAGATCGTCAAGCGCAAGCTGCTCCCCGGCTACGTGCTGGTGCGCATGGACATGAATGACCGGGCCTGGTCCGTCGTGCGCGACACCCCCGGTGTGACGAGCTTCGTCGGCAACGAGGGTAACGCCACCGTCGTCCGCCCGCGCGACGTCGCTAAGTTCCTCATGCCGAAGCAGGCGGCCACCGCCGACGGTAGCGCCGCCACCAACGCGGACGGCGAGATGGTCATTGCCATGCCGGAAGAGCAGTCGGCGCCGAAGTTCTCCCACGGCTACCAGGTGGGCGACGCCGTGACGATCCTGTCTGGCGCGTTTGCATCGGTGGCCGCCACGATTTCTGAGATCGACCCCGCCACCGGCAAGATCCAGGCGCTGGTCTCCATCTTCGGCCGCGACACCCCGGTGGAACTCACCCCGGACCAGATCAAGAAGATCGACTAG
- the rplK gene encoding 50S ribosomal protein L11 yields MAKKATGLIKLQIQAGMATPAPPVGPALGAHGVNIVEFTKAYNAATESMRGNVIPVEITVYEDRSFDFKLKSPPAAKLLLKAAGLQKGSGVPHTNKVGSVTWEQCKEIAETKKADLNARDIEAGARIIAGTARSMGITVEN; encoded by the coding sequence ATGGCAAAGAAGGCTACTGGCCTCATCAAGCTGCAGATCCAGGCCGGCATGGCCACCCCGGCCCCGCCGGTCGGCCCGGCCCTGGGTGCTCACGGCGTCAACATCGTCGAGTTCACCAAGGCCTACAACGCCGCCACCGAATCGATGCGCGGCAACGTCATCCCGGTCGAGATCACGGTCTACGAAGACCGCTCCTTCGACTTCAAGCTGAAGTCCCCGCCGGCCGCCAAGCTGCTGCTCAAGGCCGCTGGCCTGCAGAAGGGCTCCGGCGTTCCGCACACCAACAAGGTTGGTTCCGTGACTTGGGAGCAGTGCAAGGAGATCGCCGAGACCAAGAAGGCTGACCTCAACGCCCGCGACATCGAGGCTGGCGCCCGGATCATCGCCGGCACCGCCCGCTCCATGGGCATCACCGTCGAGAACTAA
- the rplA gene encoding 50S ribosomal protein L1, translating into MSKKSKAYREAQAKVDKNNLYHPLDAVQLAKDTSSKNYDATIDVALRLGVDPRKADQLVRGTVNLPHGTGKTVRVAVFAEGEKATEAEAAGADIVGTAELVEQITAGTINFDVAIATPDQMAKVGRVARVLGPRGLMPNPKTGTVTTDVAKAVQESKGGKIAFRVDKASNLHAMIGKASFDAEKLAENYGALLDEVLRLKPSSSKGIYLKKVTVASTSGPGVPVDPSVQKNYAVKA; encoded by the coding sequence ATGAGCAAGAAGTCCAAGGCTTACCGCGAAGCCCAGGCCAAGGTTGACAAGAACAACCTGTACCACCCGCTGGACGCCGTCCAGCTGGCGAAGGACACCTCCTCGAAGAACTACGACGCCACGATCGACGTCGCCCTGCGCCTCGGCGTTGACCCGCGCAAGGCTGACCAGCTGGTCCGCGGCACCGTCAACCTGCCGCACGGCACCGGTAAGACCGTGCGCGTCGCCGTGTTCGCCGAGGGCGAGAAGGCCACCGAGGCCGAGGCCGCCGGCGCGGACATCGTCGGCACCGCCGAGCTCGTCGAGCAGATCACTGCCGGCACCATCAACTTCGACGTTGCCATCGCCACCCCGGACCAGATGGCCAAGGTCGGCCGCGTCGCCCGCGTCCTGGGCCCGCGTGGTCTCATGCCGAACCCGAAGACCGGCACCGTCACCACCGACGTGGCGAAGGCTGTCCAGGAGTCCAAGGGCGGCAAGATTGCCTTCCGCGTGGACAAGGCTTCCAACCTGCACGCCATGATCGGCAAGGCGTCCTTCGATGCCGAGAAGCTCGCCGAGAACTACGGTGCGCTGCTCGACGAGGTCCTGCGCCTCAAGCCGTCCTCCTCCAAGGGCATCTACCTGAAGAAGGTCACCGTGGCCTCCACCTCGGGCCCGGGTGTCCCGGTGGACCCGTCGGTTCAGAAGAACTACGCCGTTAAGGCCTAA
- a CDS encoding GDSL-type esterase/lipase family protein has product MSDVETMKNRLIASLATVTLLAGSGQIVAPALATAQDATGAAEPAPAAAVDAPAGEANPAAEAPAPAPEPAPEPAPAPTPAPAPAPEPPTPTTEAPAETSTPATTEAPEEPAVTSVPITITVAKPKPDGKPFDVGDTIRFHFEVTNSTDTARAFQPESSNLDNFAGCKWESIRPGEKKTCDFATHTVTAEDAAAGFFTPEITYKMFAETGYKGTTQTLDVTRGEQVKVTKVDAQIIEVTAEKPKDDEGYKANDEVAITAKVRNLNATDELKLSVDPTSDIKADKDLAPIAAGQEAELKDLKYTITEEDAETGSATPELVLTTAGGQSLKAKVTIAVTGHFDPAESFTPRNANPTLAPSLTDLNVIATSDGKNIFRIPALAVASNGDILASYDLRPKNGARQGGDSPNENWIVQRRSTDNGRTWGPQTVIAKGKMNPGREGFSDPSYVVDHETGTIFNFHVHSFDAGFNYGSPAYHLDESGRVKEDARSTMNLGVAESKDNGHTWTERDITAEALGDKAKDLVACFATSGAGTQKLNAPHQGRLLQQAVCSFKEKGHNYAAVTIYSDDHGKTWHSGNFASTTEGGNWAYDENKIVELSDGRLMLNSRPSGGTASGHRIVAISDDGGENWKDYRVQKDLLDPQNNAQVMRAFPTARPGTLRSKVLVFSNTRNSTVGFANRQPGTISLSFDDGATWPVSKQFRAARTGYTTMAIQPDGSIGVLYEPQTGGKDQIGYQNFTLSWVTDQLESEPGLKSTRGTLIDGAEAKLVLPLRGNDPTLADTIKVEGLPEGLRFDEKTMTIVGTPKVGNTDRKTYPLTVTFSEGDDGTGIPRAFTGTYQLVLNPEGATYGAQPAAVQASNLELADHKALLALLQKPEPLTWLFTGDSITHGVVHTNGLKRFTEYFEDYLHTDPLAGADRRHDVVLNTGVSSANTADQANPPGLRKYAGPWVADRKADVVFITFGMNDGRESAVAVDKYRANLQATIDEVRASGAIPVLMTQNFTTDPVKNKRLIEYVKTGRELAAENKVMIVDFAGWWEEQSDGALVMPAMMNDQLHPNQQGHLDWAQLILYQLGLLNDGSRLAQRETASAPSYGGARLALPQDKVDTTTLFGTSGVATPAVAQDLKGKKFDGTATKVESDKISAFAGASTANITTRFRTEPGLNTATEHVLINMADKDSKKKLTVGLHNNGIRVGLDQTGSKYAYFTVPNLKVTDGAFHTVSINFSQADFDLFVDGTKVATKSLNGYRFDPKFFGIDTVSVGGSLKDLTPTGTKNAPAFVDYVEFFSRELTDQEIAGIRNEAANKSVTPQLRALFHNTTPQMWAFLGGGTTRGTMAEMTAKNYVQAIEEVLRWESGNKDPMLRMKFVENAGVDGATAATLVDRYRSVVAEQKPAVVVIAPDVLAGGALVEKDPAAFKAQIAGLIDEASAAGSQVLLLTPPQLSEDAKPYAEALRELATEKNTSLVDAYAWLAEAAEINGAEKVTAEWFDGTGHMRAKGQLALAKFIMDTIGLMPENVKASEIWGLNYSGNGQPATGDAPGFATPSAGEQQDDGAEPGTQPDTPDTPQPGNKPGDQPNDEPGSQPDNDDGATASLSSVASTIGRTVVGWITMIIDAIRGLFGI; this is encoded by the coding sequence ATGTCTGATGTCGAAACTATGAAGAACAGGCTGATAGCGAGCCTGGCCACCGTCACCCTCCTAGCCGGATCCGGGCAGATCGTTGCCCCCGCCTTGGCCACCGCCCAAGACGCCACCGGCGCCGCCGAGCCCGCCCCCGCTGCCGCCGTCGATGCCCCAGCCGGCGAGGCGAACCCAGCAGCCGAGGCACCAGCCCCCGCACCCGAACCCGCACCCGAACCCGCGCCCGCGCCCACCCCGGCGCCGGCTCCCGCCCCGGAGCCCCCGACTCCCACCACCGAGGCGCCGGCCGAGACCTCCACCCCGGCGACCACGGAAGCACCGGAGGAGCCAGCCGTCACGTCGGTGCCGATCACCATCACGGTGGCGAAGCCGAAGCCGGACGGCAAACCCTTCGATGTCGGTGACACCATCCGCTTCCACTTCGAGGTCACGAACTCCACCGATACCGCCCGTGCCTTCCAGCCCGAGTCGTCCAACCTCGACAACTTCGCCGGCTGCAAGTGGGAGTCCATCCGCCCCGGTGAGAAGAAGACGTGCGACTTCGCCACCCACACCGTCACCGCGGAGGACGCCGCCGCCGGCTTCTTCACCCCGGAGATCACCTACAAGATGTTCGCCGAGACCGGATACAAGGGCACCACCCAGACGCTGGATGTCACCCGCGGCGAGCAGGTGAAGGTCACGAAGGTCGACGCCCAGATCATCGAGGTCACCGCCGAGAAGCCCAAGGATGACGAGGGCTACAAGGCCAATGACGAGGTGGCCATCACCGCGAAGGTGCGCAACCTCAACGCCACCGATGAGCTCAAGCTCAGCGTGGACCCGACGTCAGACATCAAGGCCGATAAGGACCTCGCCCCCATCGCGGCCGGGCAGGAAGCGGAGCTGAAGGATCTGAAGTACACGATCACCGAGGAGGACGCCGAGACCGGCTCGGCCACCCCGGAGCTCGTGCTCACCACCGCGGGCGGGCAGAGCCTCAAGGCGAAGGTGACCATCGCCGTCACCGGTCACTTCGACCCCGCTGAAAGCTTCACCCCGCGCAACGCGAACCCGACGCTGGCGCCGTCGCTCACCGACCTCAACGTCATCGCTACCTCGGACGGCAAGAATATCTTCCGCATCCCCGCCCTGGCGGTGGCGTCGAATGGCGACATCCTCGCCTCCTACGACCTCCGGCCGAAGAATGGCGCCCGTCAGGGCGGTGACTCCCCCAACGAGAACTGGATCGTCCAGCGCCGCTCCACCGACAATGGCCGCACCTGGGGGCCGCAGACCGTCATCGCCAAGGGCAAGATGAACCCTGGCCGAGAGGGCTTCTCCGACCCCTCCTACGTGGTCGACCACGAAACCGGCACCATCTTCAACTTCCACGTCCACTCCTTCGACGCCGGGTTCAACTACGGCTCCCCCGCCTACCACCTCGACGAGTCCGGCCGGGTGAAGGAAGACGCCCGCAGCACCATGAACCTGGGCGTGGCCGAATCCAAGGACAACGGACACACCTGGACCGAGCGCGACATCACCGCCGAGGCCCTCGGCGACAAGGCGAAGGACCTCGTCGCCTGCTTCGCCACCTCCGGCGCCGGCACGCAGAAGCTCAACGCCCCGCACCAGGGCCGCCTCCTGCAGCAGGCCGTGTGCTCCTTTAAGGAGAAGGGGCACAACTACGCGGCCGTGACCATCTACTCCGATGACCACGGCAAGACCTGGCACTCCGGCAACTTCGCCTCCACCACGGAGGGCGGGAACTGGGCCTACGACGAAAACAAGATCGTCGAGCTGTCCGACGGCCGCCTCATGCTCAACTCCCGCCCCTCCGGCGGCACCGCCTCCGGGCACCGCATCGTGGCCATCTCCGACGACGGCGGCGAAAACTGGAAAGACTACCGGGTGCAAAAGGACCTGCTGGACCCGCAGAACAACGCCCAGGTGATGCGCGCCTTCCCGACGGCACGCCCGGGCACGCTGCGCTCCAAGGTCCTCGTGTTCTCCAACACCCGCAACTCCACGGTCGGCTTCGCCAACCGCCAGCCTGGAACCATCTCCCTGTCCTTCGACGACGGTGCCACGTGGCCGGTGTCCAAGCAGTTCCGCGCCGCCCGCACCGGCTACACGACGATGGCGATCCAGCCCGACGGTTCCATCGGCGTGCTCTACGAGCCGCAGACCGGCGGCAAGGACCAGATCGGGTATCAGAACTTCACTCTGAGCTGGGTGACTGACCAGCTGGAGTCCGAGCCGGGGCTGAAGAGCACTCGCGGCACCCTCATCGACGGCGCCGAGGCGAAGCTCGTGCTTCCCCTGCGCGGCAACGACCCCACCCTGGCCGACACCATCAAGGTGGAAGGCCTGCCCGAGGGGCTGCGCTTCGACGAGAAGACGATGACCATCGTCGGCACGCCCAAGGTGGGCAACACCGACCGCAAGACCTACCCGCTCACCGTGACGTTCAGCGAGGGCGACGACGGCACCGGCATCCCCCGCGCCTTCACCGGCACCTACCAGCTAGTGCTCAACCCGGAGGGTGCCACCTACGGCGCCCAGCCGGCGGCGGTGCAGGCGTCGAACCTTGAGCTGGCCGACCACAAGGCCCTGCTCGCGCTGCTGCAAAAGCCCGAGCCGCTGACCTGGCTGTTCACTGGTGACTCCATCACCCACGGCGTGGTGCACACCAACGGGCTCAAGCGCTTCACCGAGTACTTCGAGGACTACCTGCACACCGACCCGTTGGCCGGGGCGGATCGTCGCCACGACGTGGTGCTCAACACCGGCGTCTCCTCGGCGAACACCGCCGATCAGGCCAACCCGCCCGGGCTGCGCAAGTACGCCGGCCCGTGGGTGGCAGACCGCAAGGCGGACGTGGTGTTCATCACCTTCGGCATGAACGACGGCCGCGAGTCTGCCGTCGCCGTCGATAAGTACCGCGCCAACCTGCAAGCCACCATCGACGAGGTCCGCGCCTCCGGGGCAATCCCGGTGCTCATGACCCAGAACTTCACCACCGACCCGGTGAAGAACAAGCGCCTGATCGAGTACGTGAAGACCGGCCGCGAACTGGCGGCGGAGAACAAGGTCATGATCGTCGACTTCGCCGGCTGGTGGGAGGAGCAGTCCGACGGCGCACTCGTCATGCCCGCCATGATGAACGACCAGCTCCACCCGAACCAGCAGGGCCACCTCGACTGGGCCCAGCTCATCCTCTACCAGCTCGGTCTGCTGAACGACGGCTCCCGCCTCGCCCAGCGAGAGACGGCCTCCGCCCCGTCCTACGGCGGCGCCCGCCTCGCCCTGCCGCAGGACAAGGTGGACACCACCACCCTGTTCGGCACCAGCGGCGTGGCCACGCCGGCCGTGGCGCAGGACCTCAAGGGCAAGAAGTTCGACGGCACCGCCACCAAGGTGGAATCCGACAAGATCTCTGCCTTCGCCGGCGCGTCGACGGCGAACATCACCACCCGGTTCCGCACCGAGCCGGGCCTGAACACCGCCACCGAGCACGTGCTCATCAACATGGCCGATAAGGACAGCAAGAAGAAGCTCACTGTGGGGCTTCACAACAACGGCATTCGCGTCGGCCTGGACCAGACCGGCAGCAAGTACGCCTACTTCACCGTGCCGAACCTCAAGGTCACCGATGGCGCCTTCCACACGGTGTCCATCAACTTCTCCCAGGCCGACTTCGACCTCTTCGTCGACGGCACCAAGGTGGCCACCAAGTCCCTCAACGGCTACCGCTTCGACCCGAAGTTCTTCGGCATCGACACCGTCTCCGTCGGCGGGTCGCTCAAGGACCTCACTCCGACGGGCACGAAGAACGCCCCCGCGTTCGTCGACTACGTCGAGTTCTTCTCCCGGGAACTGACTGACCAAGAGATTGCGGGCATCCGCAACGAGGCGGCCAACAAGTCCGTCACCCCGCAGCTGCGTGCCCTGTTCCACAACACGACGCCGCAGATGTGGGCGTTCCTCGGCGGCGGCACCACCCGCGGCACCATGGCGGAGATGACCGCCAAGAACTACGTCCAGGCCATCGAGGAAGTGCTGCGCTGGGAGTCGGGCAACAAGGACCCGATGCTGCGCATGAAGTTCGTGGAGAACGCCGGCGTCGACGGCGCCACCGCGGCCACGCTGGTGGACCGCTACCGGTCGGTCGTCGCCGAGCAGAAGCCGGCCGTCGTCGTCATCGCGCCGGATGTCCTCGCTGGCGGCGCCCTCGTGGAGAAGGACCCGGCGGCGTTCAAGGCGCAGATCGCGGGGCTCATCGACGAGGCGTCGGCTGCTGGCTCGCAGGTCCTACTGCTCACCCCGCCGCAGCTGAGCGAGGATGCCAAGCCCTACGCTGAGGCGCTGCGCGAGCTCGCCACCGAGAAGAACACCTCGCTCGTGGACGCCTACGCGTGGCTCGCCGAAGCAGCAGAGATCAACGGTGCTGAGAAGGTCACCGCCGAATGGTTCGACGGCACCGGGCACATGCGCGCCAAGGGCCAGCTGGCACTGGCGAAGTTCATCATGGACACCATCGGCCTCATGCCGGAGAACGTCAAGGCCTCAGAGATCTGGGGGCTGAACTACAGCGGCAACGGACAGCCCGCCACCGGCGACGCCCCCGGCTTCGCCACGCCGAGCGCCGGTGAGCAGCAAGACGACGGCGCCGAGCCGGGCACCCAGCCCGACACTCCGGACACCCCGCAGCCGGGTAACAAGCCGGGTGACCAGCCAAACGACGAGCCCGGCTCCCAGCCGGACAATGACGACGGCGCGACCGCGTCGCTGAGCTCCGTGGCGTCGACCATCGGGCGCACCGTGGTCGGCTGGATCACCATGATTATCGACGCGATCCGCGGCCTCTTCGGGATCTAA
- a CDS encoding phytoene desaturase family protein: protein MTASVSIVGAGPNGLTAAALLARRGIDVRVYERRSTIGGAASTADVFGSGSRVDLGSAAHPFGVASPVFEALKLEEYGLRWRHSDAVMAHPLDDGPAAVLRRGLGDTADALGVDAAAWKRVHGHVLNHIDDHLENFLGPLLRWPAHPVKMARFGIPGVASANFLSRRLFHTDAARALFAGSAVHAITPPSKPLTAAFALLFGSLGMSRGWPVAEGGSQAISDALAAVATEHGACIYTDAPVNNLDDLPPADATILNLTPARAVAIAGEHMAPQTVRRLRRWTYGPGTFKVDYLLSEPVPWRDPRVGEATTVHVGGTAEEIDAAEHAVVAGRLPRRPFVMVCQQQVADPSRAGTTQGTILWTYAHVPHGYEQAHPGEVAGLIEDQIERFAPGFRDLIVDKHETSTAALERWNPNFVGGDIAGGSMSGLRALLRPGLTINPYRVGRGLYLASGATPPGAGVHGMAGAWAARTAMRDLERGR, encoded by the coding sequence ATGACGGCGTCAGTATCCATAGTCGGCGCAGGGCCCAATGGATTAACCGCCGCGGCACTGCTGGCGCGCCGCGGCATCGACGTCCGCGTGTACGAGCGCCGCTCCACCATCGGCGGAGCCGCCAGCACCGCCGACGTGTTCGGTTCCGGCAGCCGGGTAGACCTCGGCTCCGCGGCGCATCCCTTCGGCGTGGCAAGCCCGGTCTTCGAGGCCTTGAAGCTTGAGGAGTACGGGCTGCGGTGGCGCCACTCTGACGCCGTCATGGCGCACCCGCTCGACGACGGCCCGGCCGCCGTCCTCAGGCGCGGACTGGGCGATACCGCCGACGCTCTCGGGGTCGACGCCGCCGCCTGGAAACGCGTGCACGGGCACGTGCTCAACCACATCGACGACCACCTGGAGAACTTCCTGGGACCGCTGTTGCGGTGGCCCGCCCACCCGGTGAAGATGGCGCGTTTCGGCATCCCCGGGGTTGCCTCGGCGAACTTCCTCAGCCGGCGGCTCTTTCACACCGATGCCGCCCGAGCCCTGTTCGCCGGCTCGGCGGTGCACGCCATCACCCCGCCATCAAAGCCCCTCACCGCGGCCTTTGCCCTCCTCTTCGGCTCACTCGGGATGAGCCGAGGTTGGCCAGTGGCAGAGGGCGGATCCCAAGCCATTTCCGACGCGCTGGCTGCCGTCGCCACTGAGCACGGCGCGTGCATCTACACCGACGCCCCGGTGAATAATCTTGATGATCTCCCGCCGGCCGACGCCACGATCTTGAACCTCACGCCGGCGCGCGCCGTCGCGATCGCCGGCGAACACATGGCCCCTCAGACAGTTCGACGGCTGCGGCGGTGGACGTACGGGCCGGGCACGTTCAAGGTGGACTACCTGCTTAGCGAACCCGTCCCCTGGCGAGACCCCCGGGTGGGCGAGGCGACGACGGTGCACGTCGGCGGCACCGCCGAGGAGATCGACGCTGCTGAACACGCCGTGGTCGCCGGGCGGCTGCCCCGACGCCCGTTCGTCATGGTCTGCCAACAACAAGTAGCCGACCCCAGCCGCGCCGGGACGACGCAGGGCACCATCCTGTGGACCTACGCGCACGTCCCCCATGGCTATGAGCAGGCACATCCAGGTGAGGTGGCCGGGCTCATCGAGGACCAGATCGAGCGCTTCGCCCCCGGCTTCCGCGACCTCATCGTCGATAAGCACGAGACCAGCACCGCCGCGTTGGAACGCTGGAATCCCAACTTCGTCGGCGGCGATATCGCCGGTGGATCCATGAGTGGTCTCAGGGCGCTTCTGCGGCCTGGATTGACGATCAACCCTTACCGCGTGGGCCGCGGGCTCTACCTGGCCTCGGGGGCGACGCCTCCCGGCGCCGGCGTTCACGGAATGGCCGGCGCCTGGGCGGCCCGCACCGCGATGCGCGACCTTGAGAGAGGACGGTAG
- the rplJ gene encoding 50S ribosomal protein L10 has translation MANPKNVAELVALKEKFSEADSLFLTEYRGLTVSQLQELRGELGFDVEYHVAKNTLLKIAAAEQGIEGLDEHLTGPTAVAFIKGEAVDAAKVMKKFATANDKLVIKGGYMDGKALSADQVKAIAELDNRETTLAKLAGAMKGNLAKAAAVFNAPATKMARLAVALQEKQEQA, from the coding sequence ATGGCAAACCCGAAGAATGTTGCAGAGCTCGTTGCTCTGAAGGAGAAGTTCTCCGAGGCTGACTCGCTGTTCCTCACCGAGTACCGCGGCCTGACCGTCTCGCAGCTCCAGGAGCTGCGCGGCGAGCTGGGTTTCGACGTTGAGTACCACGTCGCCAAGAACACCCTCCTCAAGATCGCTGCCGCTGAGCAGGGTATTGAGGGTCTTGACGAGCACCTCACCGGCCCGACCGCCGTCGCCTTCATCAAGGGCGAGGCTGTTGACGCCGCCAAGGTGATGAAGAAGTTCGCCACTGCTAACGACAAGCTCGTTATCAAGGGCGGCTACATGGACGGCAAGGCGCTGTCCGCCGATCAGGTCAAGGCTATCGCCGAGCTGGACAACCGCGAGACCACTCTCGCCAAGCTGGCTGGCGCGATGAAGGGCAATCTGGCAAAGGCCGCCGCCGTGTTCAACGCACCGGCGACGAAGATGGCTCGCCTCGCTGTTGCTCTCCAGGAGAAGCAGGAACAAGCCTAA
- the rplL gene encoding 50S ribosomal protein L7/L12, with the protein MAKLSKDELIEAFKEMTLIELSEFVKEFEEVFDVEAAAPVAVAAAGAPGADAPAAEEKTEFDVVLTDVGAKKIGVIKAVREIVSGLGLKEAKELVESAPKAILEGANKDDAEAAKAKLEEAGASVELK; encoded by the coding sequence ATGGCTAAGCTTTCCAAGGATGAGCTCATCGAGGCTTTCAAGGAAATGACCCTCATCGAGCTCTCTGAGTTCGTGAAGGAATTCGAAGAGGTCTTCGACGTCGAGGCTGCCGCCCCGGTCGCCGTCGCCGCCGCTGGTGCCCCGGGTGCTGACGCCCCGGCCGCCGAGGAGAAGACCGAGTTCGACGTCGTCCTGACCGACGTCGGCGCCAAGAAGATCGGCGTTATTAAGGCCGTCCGCGAGATCGTCTCCGGCCTGGGCCTGAAGGAAGCCAAGGAGCTCGTCGAGTCCGCTCCGAAGGCCATCCTCGAGGGTGCCAACAAGGACGACGCCGAGGCCGCCAAGGCCAAGCTGGAAGAGGCCGGCGCCTCCGTCGAGCTCAAGTAA
- a CDS encoding DUF3068 domain-containing protein: MLPKSRILSAVLVGLGIALLVGGLVAPMLLKADGRLPLDLSATTWSITDQEAVTSAKFDPAGTEHTGPVTQQLHMEIQAPSTQDTATVRIGSTWVRDDAPSAKQGLLEAQTWSYVLDRVTGAPVSEATLTHTVGFPPVTVPMEGHWLKFPSNAQQTTYDLFDETLQRAYPAVFVDSEVRGDRTVYHYRQEIAPTSVHAVAPGMFTSREVPVADAEDSEEDAENAEGTEEETTEEAEPKTETLELYHAATRDVYVDQLTGIVVDADVSVRQFYGRSPREAVQTALDFSGSLDDARAAELMGAVSQVASTSEARYTRWATVGVGAIILAFGLLGAFGLGGSRRRTLDKVSPHTPTQYLPEGTVRTPEA; encoded by the coding sequence ATGCTTCCAAAGTCACGCATCCTCTCCGCGGTCCTGGTTGGGCTGGGCATCGCCTTGCTGGTGGGCGGGCTGGTGGCGCCCATGCTGCTCAAAGCGGATGGACGACTGCCGCTGGACCTGTCCGCCACCACCTGGTCCATCACTGACCAGGAGGCGGTGACATCCGCCAAGTTCGACCCCGCCGGAACCGAGCACACCGGCCCGGTCACCCAGCAGCTCCACATGGAGATCCAGGCGCCGTCGACCCAAGACACGGCGACGGTGCGCATCGGTTCCACGTGGGTGCGTGACGACGCCCCGTCGGCGAAGCAGGGCCTTCTGGAGGCACAGACGTGGAGCTATGTTCTCGACCGGGTGACGGGCGCGCCGGTAAGCGAGGCGACGCTGACCCACACCGTCGGCTTCCCACCGGTGACGGTGCCCATGGAAGGGCACTGGCTGAAGTTTCCTTCCAACGCCCAGCAGACGACGTACGATCTCTTCGACGAGACGCTGCAGCGCGCGTACCCGGCCGTTTTCGTGGACTCGGAGGTCCGCGGGGATAGGACGGTGTATCACTACCGGCAGGAGATTGCACCGACGAGCGTGCATGCGGTGGCGCCGGGGATGTTCACGTCCCGGGAGGTGCCGGTGGCGGATGCTGAAGACTCGGAAGAGGACGCAGAGAACGCCGAGGGCACAGAGGAGGAGACGACGGAAGAGGCCGAGCCGAAGACGGAAACCCTCGAGCTCTACCACGCCGCGACGCGGGACGTGTACGTTGACCAGCTCACGGGCATCGTCGTGGACGCGGACGTGTCCGTGCGGCAGTTCTACGGCCGCAGTCCCCGCGAGGCCGTGCAGACCGCCCTGGACTTTTCTGGTTCCTTGGACGACGCCCGCGCGGCCGAGTTGATGGGCGCGGTGTCGCAGGTGGCCAGCACCTCGGAGGCCCGGTACACACGGTGGGCCACGGTGGGTGTGGGCGCGATCATTCTCGCTTTTGGTCTGCTCGGTGCCTTTGGTCTCGGCGGCTCCCGGCGTCGCACGCTGGATAAAGTCAGCCCTCACACCCCGACGCAATACCTGCCTGAGGGCACGGTACGTACTCCCGAAGCGTAG